In Marinimicrobium koreense, the following are encoded in one genomic region:
- a CDS encoding glycoside hydrolase family 88/105 protein — translation MNYQPFWRLASIVLLSVAALYACTINTNTNPSVSTTNRPLSVWMADSDIERNPEGWMVDFRETPKWEYTHGLMMTAHERVWRATGEERFFDYLEDFADFMISDDGDIRTYDQSLYNIDRVNPGKFLIGLHQETGEDKYWLAIEQLRGQMRDHPRTSEGGFWHKKVYPHQMWLDGLYMGTPFLSRYAATYGEPELYDDIINQFRLVAKHHWNAEGQFFYHGWDESREQRWADSETGLSELPWGRAMGWLAMAIVDVLDDLPEQHPDRDVMLDIADKMARAIETHRDPESGVWWQVVNMGGRDGNYLESSASTMFTYFLLKGSEQGYIDERYRALGLSAYQRVVDEFIRHNDDGTISITNVCAVAGLGGDPYREGTYDYYISEPRRADDPKAVGPFVMASLLYEDMTGAY, via the coding sequence ATGAATTATCAACCCTTTTGGCGTTTGGCCAGCATAGTCTTGCTGTCCGTCGCTGCTCTGTACGCCTGCACTATCAATACCAACACCAATCCTTCCGTTTCAACCACCAACCGACCGCTATCCGTCTGGATGGCCGACTCCGACATTGAACGCAACCCCGAAGGCTGGATGGTCGATTTTCGGGAAACCCCCAAATGGGAATACACCCATGGCCTGATGATGACCGCCCACGAACGCGTGTGGCGGGCTACCGGCGAGGAGCGGTTTTTCGATTACCTGGAAGACTTCGCCGACTTCATGATCAGCGACGACGGCGATATCAGAACTTACGACCAGAGCCTGTACAACATTGATCGGGTGAATCCGGGCAAGTTTCTGATCGGACTTCATCAGGAAACCGGCGAAGACAAGTACTGGCTGGCGATCGAGCAATTGCGCGGTCAGATGCGCGACCATCCGCGCACGAGTGAGGGCGGCTTCTGGCACAAAAAGGTGTACCCGCATCAGATGTGGCTCGACGGCCTGTATATGGGCACGCCGTTTCTTTCCCGGTATGCGGCCACCTATGGTGAGCCCGAGCTGTACGATGACATCATCAATCAGTTCCGTCTGGTGGCGAAACATCACTGGAACGCCGAGGGGCAGTTTTTCTATCACGGCTGGGATGAAAGTCGGGAGCAGCGTTGGGCGGATTCCGAGACGGGGCTGTCTGAGCTGCCCTGGGGGCGGGCCATGGGCTGGTTGGCCATGGCGATTGTCGATGTACTTGATGACCTGCCGGAGCAACACCCCGACCGCGACGTGATGCTGGATATCGCCGACAAAATGGCCCGCGCCATCGAAACCCATCGCGACCCGGAGTCGGGTGTCTGGTGGCAGGTGGTGAATATGGGTGGGCGCGACGGTAATTACCTCGAGTCTTCGGCGTCAACCATGTTCACTTACTTCCTGCTCAAAGGCAGCGAGCAGGGTTATATCGACGAGCGGTATCGAGCTTTGGGGCTGAGTGCTTATCAGCGAGTGGTGGATGAATTTATCCGCCATAACGATGACGGAACGATCAGCATCACCAACGTCTGTGCGGTTGCCGGGTTGGGTGGTGATCCATACCGGGAGGGCACCTATGACTATTACATCAGCGAGCCGCGCCGGGCAGATGACCCCAAGGCGGTCGGGCCCTTTGTCATGGCGTCGCTTCTGTACGAGGACATGACCGGAGCTTATTGA
- the typA gene encoding translational GTPase TypA codes for MTDQSAIQNLRNIAIIAHVDHGKTTLVDKLLSQSGTLDRRSEGAERIMDSNDQERERGITILAKNTAIRWNDYRINIVDTPGHADFGGEVERVLSMVDSVLLLVDAVDGPMPQTRFVTSKAFEKGLHPIVVVNKVDRPGARPDWAVDQVFDLFDRLGATDEQLDFPIIYASALNGVAGMEPDELADDMTPLFQMIVDNVKAPDVDIEGDFQMQVSALDYNSYVGVIGVGRITRGSLSPNQQVIVARPDGKTRKAKVLQVMGYHGLERVETTRATAGDIVCITGIDGLDISDTLCSPENVDPLPALSVDEPTVSMTFQVNDSPFAGKEGKFVTSRNIRERLDQELIHNVALRVRQGDSPDKFVVSGRGELHLSVLIENMRREGFELGVSRPEVIQKEIDGQIQEPFEQVVIDVEEQHQGAVMEELGLRKAEMTNMEPDGKGRVKLEFMVPSRGLIGFRGQFLTLTSGSGIMTSIFDHYGPVKAGEDHKRQNGVLVSMVKGKTLAYGLHPLQDRGRLFIDAGVEVYEGQIVGLHSRNNDLVVNPTKAKQLTNVRASGTDENLTLSPPVRHTLEQALEFIEDDELVEVTPESIRLRKKLLTENERKRAKK; via the coding sequence ATGACAGACCAATCCGCTATTCAGAATTTGCGTAACATCGCCATTATCGCCCACGTTGACCACGGCAAAACCACCCTGGTCGATAAACTGCTGTCCCAATCCGGCACCCTGGACCGACGCAGCGAAGGCGCCGAGCGGATCATGGATTCCAACGATCAGGAGCGTGAACGCGGCATTACCATTCTGGCCAAAAACACGGCCATTCGCTGGAATGACTACCGCATCAACATCGTGGACACCCCCGGACACGCCGACTTCGGCGGTGAGGTCGAGCGGGTACTGTCCATGGTGGACTCGGTGCTGCTGCTGGTAGACGCCGTCGACGGCCCCATGCCCCAGACCCGCTTCGTGACCAGCAAGGCCTTTGAAAAAGGCCTGCACCCGATTGTGGTAGTGAACAAGGTTGACCGCCCCGGCGCCCGTCCGGACTGGGCCGTGGACCAGGTGTTCGACCTGTTTGACCGTCTGGGCGCCACCGACGAGCAGCTCGATTTCCCGATCATCTACGCCTCGGCCCTGAACGGTGTGGCGGGCATGGAGCCGGACGAGCTGGCCGACGACATGACCCCGCTGTTCCAGATGATCGTCGATAACGTGAAGGCACCGGATGTTGACATCGAAGGCGATTTCCAGATGCAGGTTTCTGCACTGGACTACAACAGCTATGTGGGCGTCATCGGTGTGGGCCGCATTACCCGCGGCAGCCTCTCGCCCAACCAGCAGGTGATTGTGGCTCGTCCCGACGGGAAAACCCGCAAGGCCAAGGTCTTGCAGGTGATGGGCTATCACGGCCTGGAGCGGGTGGAAACCACGCGCGCCACCGCCGGCGACATCGTCTGTATCACTGGTATTGATGGTCTGGATATCTCCGACACTCTGTGCAGCCCGGAGAATGTCGATCCGCTGCCCGCATTGAGTGTGGACGAGCCCACTGTCAGCATGACCTTCCAGGTCAACGACTCGCCCTTCGCCGGTAAGGAAGGCAAGTTCGTCACCTCACGCAACATCCGCGAGCGTCTGGATCAGGAATTGATTCACAACGTGGCTCTGCGGGTTCGTCAGGGCGACAGCCCGGACAAGTTCGTGGTCTCCGGTCGCGGTGAGCTGCACCTGTCGGTGTTGATTGAAAACATGCGCCGGGAAGGCTTTGAGCTGGGTGTTTCCCGCCCGGAAGTTATCCAGAAGGAAATCGACGGCCAGATCCAGGAGCCGTTCGAGCAGGTGGTGATCGACGTTGAAGAACAGCACCAGGGCGCGGTGATGGAAGAGCTGGGCCTGCGCAAAGCGGAAATGACCAATATGGAGCCGGACGGTAAAGGTCGGGTGAAGTTGGAGTTCATGGTTCCCTCGCGCGGTCTGATCGGCTTCCGCGGCCAGTTCCTGACCCTGACCTCCGGTTCGGGCATCATGACCAGTATTTTTGACCACTACGGCCCGGTCAAAGCGGGTGAGGACCACAAGCGTCAGAACGGCGTGTTGGTTTCTATGGTCAAGGGCAAGACGCTGGCTTACGGTCTGCACCCGCTGCAGGATCGCGGCCGTCTGTTCATTGACGCTGGCGTTGAGGTCTATGAAGGTCAGATCGTTGGTCTGCATTCGCGGAACAATGATCTGGTGGTGAATCCGACCAAGGCGAAGCAACTGACCAACGTGCGTGCCTCCGGCACCGATGAGAACCTGACCCTGTCGCCACCGGTTCGTCATACCCTGGAGCAGGCGCTGGAGTTCATCGAGGATGACGAGCTGGTGGAAGTTACGCCAGAGAGCATCCGCCTGCGCAAAAAACTGCTCACCGAAAACGAGCGTAAGCGCGCGAAGAAGTAA
- the thiI gene encoding tRNA uracil 4-sulfurtransferase ThiI, whose translation MHFIVKVFPEIIIKSPPVRKRFIKQLRDNLRRLLQPLSEDIQVKRDWEKVEVQAPGADERLTRQVADVLARTPGIDAFALVQAYPLGDLDDILAKTRAHWAEALAGKTFCVRVKRSGKHDFSSTDIERYVGGGLLQQTQAAGVKLRDPDITVRLEVKRQWLFVLENLRRGLGGYPLGAQNDGVLSLVSGGFDSIVASYLTMKRGMRTHFCFFSLGGHAHEMAVKEVSYYLWQKYGASHNVQFVTVPFEGVVAEILEKVDNAYMGVILKRMMLRAASRVAEELDLKALVTGESVAQVSSQTIPNLNAIDRATDTLVLRPLIAMDKRDIIQLSRDIGTETYSANVPEYCGVISVRPTTNAKLHRVESEEARFDFTVLERALEDRAQTPIHHLVDAGETELDVAVEPQVGEGDVVIDIRHPDEAGLKPLALTGDQLLEIPFFRLNGQFGKLDPQRRYLLYCEKGVMSQLHAAHLMDAGHRNIGVYRPE comes from the coding sequence ATGCATTTTATCGTCAAGGTTTTTCCCGAAATCATTATCAAGAGTCCGCCGGTGCGCAAGCGCTTTATCAAGCAGCTGCGCGACAACCTGCGTCGGCTTTTGCAGCCGCTGTCGGAGGATATTCAGGTCAAGCGGGACTGGGAAAAGGTCGAAGTGCAGGCTCCTGGGGCCGACGAGCGGCTGACGCGGCAGGTGGCCGATGTACTGGCCCGCACGCCGGGTATCGACGCCTTTGCGTTGGTGCAGGCCTACCCTCTGGGGGATCTGGACGATATTCTGGCCAAAACCCGGGCCCACTGGGCCGAGGCTCTGGCGGGCAAGACCTTCTGTGTGCGGGTCAAGCGCAGTGGTAAGCACGACTTCAGCTCCACCGACATCGAGCGCTATGTCGGCGGCGGGCTGCTGCAGCAGACCCAGGCGGCGGGCGTCAAACTGCGCGACCCGGACATTACCGTGCGGCTGGAGGTCAAGCGCCAGTGGCTGTTTGTGCTGGAGAATTTGCGCCGCGGGCTCGGTGGCTACCCCCTGGGCGCTCAGAACGATGGCGTCCTGTCTCTGGTGTCCGGTGGCTTCGACTCCATTGTGGCGAGCTACCTCACCATGAAGCGGGGTATGCGCACCCACTTCTGCTTTTTCAGCCTCGGCGGTCATGCCCACGAGATGGCGGTCAAGGAGGTGTCTTACTACCTGTGGCAGAAGTACGGCGCCTCCCACAATGTTCAGTTTGTCACCGTGCCCTTCGAAGGGGTGGTTGCCGAGATTCTGGAAAAGGTCGACAACGCCTACATGGGGGTGATCCTCAAGCGGATGATGCTGCGCGCCGCCAGCAGGGTTGCCGAAGAGCTGGACCTGAAGGCCCTGGTGACCGGTGAGAGTGTCGCCCAGGTGTCCAGCCAGACCATCCCCAATCTGAACGCCATTGATCGGGCCACGGATACCCTGGTGCTACGGCCGCTGATTGCCATGGACAAGCGGGATATCATCCAGTTGTCCCGGGATATTGGCACCGAAACCTACTCGGCGAATGTGCCGGAGTACTGCGGGGTGATTTCGGTGCGCCCGACCACCAACGCCAAATTGCACCGGGTGGAGTCCGAAGAGGCCCGCTTCGATTTCACCGTGTTGGAGCGGGCCCTTGAGGATCGCGCGCAGACGCCGATACATCACTTGGTGGATGCAGGTGAAACGGAACTGGATGTGGCGGTTGAGCCGCAGGTGGGCGAGGGCGATGTGGTCATTGATATTCGCCATCCCGACGAAGCGGGGCTCAAGCCCCTCGCGTTGACCGGAGATCAGTTGCTGGAAATTCCGTTTTTCAGGCTTAATGGTCAGTTCGGGAAGCTGGATCCGCAGCGCCGCTACCTGCTGTACTGCGAAAAAGGGGTGATGAGTCAGCTGCACGCGGCCCACCTGATGGATGCAGGCCATCGCAATATTGGTGTTTATCGGCCGGAGTAG